A single region of the Lotus japonicus ecotype B-129 chromosome 4, LjGifu_v1.2 genome encodes:
- the LOC130712078 gene encoding ethylene-responsive transcription factor RAP2-1-like, translated as MAGEGRARAAAKKRGSTEGEEETTKYKGIRMRKWGKWVAEIREPNPKRSRIWLGSYNTPIAAARAYDTAVYCLRGPSARLNFPELAGEFAAAAAAATDMSAESIKKVAAEVGARVDALQLPHQPAPAPAPAAAAADREVVDLNQMPEANNN; from the coding sequence ATGGCTGGTGAAGGAAGAGCAAGAGCAGCAGCGAAGAAGAGAGGCTCCACAGAGGGAGAAGAGGAGACGACAAAGTACAAAGGAATCAGGATGAGGAAGTGGGGCAAGTGGGTCGCTGAGATTCGTGAACCCAACCCCAAGCGTTCTCGAATTTGGCTCGGTTCCTACAACACCCCCATCGCGGCGGCGCGTGCTTATGACACCGCTGTTTACTGCCTCCGTGGCCCATCTGCTCGCCTCAATTTCCCGGAGCTGGCCGGGGAATTCGCCGCCGCTGCTGCCGCCGCCACCGACATGTCGGCGGAGTCCATCAAGAAAGTAGCCGCAGAAGTGGGTGCCAGGGTTGACGCCCTCCAGCTGCCTCACCAGCCCGCTCCCGCTCCCGCtcccgccgccgccgccgccgacCGGGAGGTGGTAGACCTTAACCAGATGCCTGAAGCTAACAACAATTAG